The proteins below come from a single Methanobacterium formicicum DSM 3637 genomic window:
- a CDS encoding metal-dependent transcriptional regulator — MSVKPMKITRSVEDYLEAMYSLEQEHGTIRVKDVAKTLDVKPPSVVEAVKKLSKMNLVSYERYGTIQLKDDGIKIAEEVVCRHHLLKDFLIMMGVDTEIAENDACSMEHVMDVSSINKLRKFVEFNKSYPPAHQYMEKFREYAEKGTNNF; from the coding sequence ATGAGTGTTAAACCTATGAAGATAACCCGTAGTGTGGAAGATTACCTGGAAGCCATGTATTCACTGGAACAGGAACACGGAACCATCAGAGTTAAAGATGTGGCTAAAACTCTGGATGTAAAACCCCCCAGTGTTGTGGAAGCTGTGAAAAAACTTTCCAAAATGAATCTGGTTTCTTATGAACGTTACGGTACAATCCAGTTAAAGGATGATGGTATTAAGATTGCTGAGGAGGTAGTTTGCCGTCACCATCTTCTCAAGGATTTCTTGATAATGATGGGTGTGGATACTGAAATAGCAGAAAATGATGCCTGTTCCATGGAACATGTGATGGATGTATCATCCATTAACAAATTACGTAAATTTGTAGAGTTCAACAAAAGTTATCCACCTGCTCATCAATATATGGAAAAATTCAGGGAATACGCAGAAAAAGGAACAAATAACTTTTAA